The stretch of DNA gtttataataataatcagctgATAGATGTTTATAATGATCAGCTGATAGATGTTGGACTCACATGTCCCGGGGATGCAGGTCATGGTGGACGAACACAGCTCGATCATCTTCACCGCAGGACGCCCCTCTTCTGTTGGAGGGACGGTTACCATGGAAACCTGAGAGAGAcagattgtttgtttgtttgctggttTGTTTATGGGCTGTTTGATTGACAGACGaggaatcacctgctgctcAGTGTCTGAGTGAAGGACGGATGAGTCTGTGATGAGGACGGCTCTGCTCGTCCACCTGGACACAAACGCTCATTAGTTACGTCCACAGGGGGACACGCCTCCTACACAAGGCTGCTGCTGATTGGCTGGCTCTCACCTGGTGGGCGTGGCCTGTTTCTTGTTGTCTGCCCCCAATGAACTGTCCTCCAGCACCACATGACTGCAGCTGATTCGCTGTCCTCGGCTGTCAATCACCGCCTTACacctggggaggaggaggaggaggaggaggaggaggaggaggaggaggaggtgatgaagaaAATTAGAGGAGGaataggaggaggagataaggaggaggaggaggaggaggagatgaagaagaggaggaggtgatgaagaagaggaggaggaggtgatgaagaaaattagaggaggagtaggaggaggtgatgaagaagaggaggaggtgatgaagaagaggaggaggagatgaagaagaggaggaggtccCAGCCTCCCTCTGAGTGGACGCCTCCTCCTGTCCTACCTGTTGGTGTCTCTGTCCACCAGGAGACATGTGAGTGAGTGTCTCAGACAGTAGATTCCTCCGAACACGGCGCACATCCTGAAACAGGacacaggtcacatgaccagagCAGCCaccacagccaatcacagagctcCTCTcaggctcctccccctccacattaattattaatagtaataatatagaTACATGTCTCCAGATGTCTCTCGATGTGACCAGGAcaaagaccaggaccaggaccaggaccaggacaaagaccaggtccaggtccaggacaaagaccaggtccagatccaggaccaggaccaggaccaggtccaggaccaggaccaggaccaggaccaggaccaggaccaggacaaagaccaggtccaggaccaggaccaggccGGTGGTTCTTACCTACAGAAACACTGGGGAATCTCTCCAAGGCCgtagacaggaaacaggaagggaGTGTTGCCATAGCGACCGAGGGAGCGCAGGAAGTGACGTGTGGAGGCGAGCCCCTCCTCTGTGGGCGTGTCCTCCGTTACCATAGCGATGGAGTGGAGCAGGAAGTGCTGCAGGTTGTCACCAAGCTGCTGGTCACGCAGGAACTCCAAATATGGCCGACCGTTGTAGGctggaaggagggggagggacaTGACTCCATTACCCACAATGCCCTAAGGCTTGACATGtgagacaggtggacaggtgaGGGTGTCTCACCTTTCtgctcctccgtctcctccataCAGGAAGTCAGGAAACGCATCAACTTCCTCTTCTCAACCACAGTCAGCTGACGACTGGAAAACACATCAGCTCTGCTGCAGGGGACCTggaggacagggggacaggtgagacacagagacagggggGACAGgtgggacacagagacaggggggacaggtgagacacagagacagggagacaggtgagacacagagacagggaggacaggtgggacacagagacaggggggacaggtgagacacagagacaggggggacaggtgagacacagagacaggggggacaggggggacaggtgagacaggtgagacacagagacaggggggacaggtgagacacagagacaggggggacaggtgagacagagaccTGCTCCACGTTGCCATGGCGATAGGTGAGTATCCTGGTGACGTTCTTGAACTCTGCATAGCGACTGACACTGGATTTGATGAGAAGATCGACCAATGAGCCGCGAGAAAACatgagctggaggaagaggagacaatcaatcaatcaatcaatcaatcaaacaatcaatcaaacaatcaatcaatcaatcaatcaaccaaccaaccactaATCCGTCTCACCTTGGAGACCAGGTCTATGTTGAACCGGCGTCCTTCCTTCACCAGCTGAGCGTAGCTGATCTTCTTCCTGGttggctgtgattggctcacAGCAGCAGGGGGGTGTGGCCTGTCTGCCTCTGGCTGGGCGGCCTGTGATTGGATGAAACCTGAAGTGATTATTATTGATACGAAATGACTGAGCAGCattagatgatgatgatgatgatgatgatgatgatgatgatggaggatCAATACACCTGATGTtctcttcctcacctcctcctcctcctgctcctgctcctcctgctcctcctcctgctgctgctcctcctcttctcctcctgctcctgtttcttctcctcctaCAGAAACAAACTGATCATCACTCTGAGCTTCATCGCGtccatgaatgaatgagtatTTATTCCTTGTTTCTCTCAAACCTGTCGATTCTGTCTCTGAAGCTTCTTTCACTTCTTCaggttctttttcttcttctgtggtgtttgGTGCTGGATCAGAGCTCTGAGCTtcatcctcctcgtcttcctcactgagaacaaacattaacactcttcagaccttcagacctgggccgggaggaggaggaggaggaggaggaagaggaagaggaggaggaggaggaggaagaggaggaggaggagcaggaggagggaacCACCGTagaccaggtcccaggtagaactgGTAGAACTAGTCCATAATCATCCACGTGAAGGAGAgcagagggggcggggcttacctGGTGAAGCAGAACACCTGCAGGTTGCGGATGGAGGCGGAGTCTGAGCCCGTCAGGTGGATCagctcctccccttcctccaccAGGCTCGACCAATCCCGTCGCTCCTGGTCCTGAGGCTCCTCCTACCAGCCACAGCCCTCAGTCAGTGACCAGGTGAGAGAACAGATCTGACGTCACCTGTGgactcacctgctgctgctggatccAGGTGAGGAGGCCGTTGAAGGTGAAGCTGGCCCAGTTGGCTGCGTAGTAACTTCTcctggacacacaacacagacctttcacaataaaagcctccGCCACACACTTtactgagtgtgtgtctgttcatgACCTGATTTtcatgcaacaaacaccaaaacTAATTCCTTGTTTCTAAACTCAACCACAATAAACAACCAAGTCTTTTCTGACTCTTCATATTTAACATCCAAGCTGCCTGCATGGGGACTGGATTTGGCATcatatcacatcacatcacatcacatcatatcatatcatatcatatcatatcatatcatatcatatcatatcatatcatatcatatcatatcatatcatatcatatcaccACATTATTTAACTCTGTACATGTTCGTTCTTctcacagctgttttatttaaatttctgtttcCTTTAAGTCTCTTCGttctgtttccatggtgacgATGGAGACTCTGGATTCTGTGTCTGATCAGTAAATGAGACCAATGActgggtgatgaatgggtgatgactCAGTGATGAAcgggtgatgaatgggtgatgaatgggtgatgactCAGTGATGAAcgggtgatgaatgggtgatgaatgggtgatgaatgggtgatgaacgggtgatgaatgggtgatgaatgggtgatgactGGGTGATGACTcagtgatgaatgggtgatgaatgggtgatgaatgagtgatgactgggtgatgaatgggtgatgaatgagtgatgactgggtgatgaatgggtgatgactcagtgatgaatgggtgatgaatgggtgatgactGGATGATGACTcagtgatgaatgggtgatgaatgggtgatgacttagtgatgaatgggtgatgaatgAGTGATGACTGGGTGATGActgggtgatgaatgggtgatgagtatgtgatgaatgggtgatgaatgggtgatgactAAGTGATGAATGAGTGATGACTGGGTGATGAttgggtgatgaatgggtgatgaacaggtgatgaatgggtgatgaatgggtgatgactcggtgatgaatgggtgatgaatgggtgatgactTAGTGATGAATGAGTGATGACTGGGTGATGAAcgggtgatgaatgggtgatgactGGGTGATGACTcagtgatgaatgggtgatgaatgggtgatgaatgagtgatgactgggtgatgaatgggtgatgaatgagtgatgactgggtgatgaatgggtgatgactcagtgatgaatgggtgatgaatgggtgatgagtatgtgatgaatgggtgatgaatgggtgatgactGGATGATGACTcagtgatgaatgggtgatgaatgggtgatgacttagtgatgaatgggtgatgaatgAGTGATGACTGGGTGATGActgggtgatgaatgggtgatgaatgggtgatgagtatgtgatgaatgggtgatgaatgggtgatgactAAGTGATGAATGAGTGATGACTGGGTGATGAttgggtgatgaatgggtgatgaacaggtgatgaatgggtgatgaatgggtgatgactcggtgatgaatgggtgatgaatgggtgatgactTAGTGATGAATGAGTGATGAc from Mugil cephalus isolate CIBA_MC_2020 chromosome 15, CIBA_Mcephalus_1.1, whole genome shotgun sequence encodes:
- the chm gene encoding rab proteins geranylgeranyltransferase component A 1 — translated: MAAEDLPSEFDVVILGTGLAESVVAAACSRVGQRVLHLDRRSYYAANWASFTFNGLLTWIQQQQEEPQDQERRDWSSLVEEGEELIHLTGSDSASIRNLQVFCFTSEEDEEDEAQSSDPAPNTTEEEKEPEEVKEASETESTGGEETGAGGEEEEQQQEEEQEEQEQEEEEAAQPEADRPHPPAAVSQSQPTRKKISYAQLVKEGRRFNIDLVSKLMFSRGSLVDLLIKSSVSRYAEFKNVTRILTYRHGNVEQVPCSRADVFSSRQLTVVEKRKLMRFLTSCMEETEEQKAYNGRPYLEFLRDQQLGDNLQHFLLHSIAMVTEDTPTEEGLASTRHFLRSLGRYGNTPFLFPVYGLGEIPQCFCRMCAVFGGIYCLRHSLTCLLVDRDTNRCKAVIDSRGQRISCSHVVLEDSSLGADNKKQATPTRWTSRAVLITDSSVLHSDTEQQVSMVTVPPTEEGRPAVKMIELCSSTMTCIPGTYLVHLTCPSVGSAHEDLSPLVTRIFSKPESHDQGPNRPSVLWCLYFNMVDGSGLEDGGHNLPSNVYVCSGPDGRVGHEQAVRQAEFVFNQIVPDQDFCPPAPNPEDILYGDSTGEDGGGALGEGGKEGGATEEEGGAMGEEVGGATEKEVGVATEEEVGGATEE